In Shewanella sp. VB17, a single genomic region encodes these proteins:
- a CDS encoding chemotaxis response regulator protein-glutamate methylesterase: MIKVLIVDDSPLVRQLLTHLLSDTADIQVVGSAEDPYEARELIKKLHPDVLTLDIEMPKMDGIAFLRNLMKLKPMPVIMISTLTEKGAAVTLEALAIGAVDFILKPKSDLTNKLMDYREELIDKIRFAFKSKIRPYTSIPKPIQAKDKMSYLQNQIIAIGASTGGTEAIQRVICQLPTDLPPIVIAQHIPAAFSASFAKRLNNNAGMTVIEAKGGEQLKYGTAYLAPGDAHLIVEKKGMSLYTKLLDSEPVNRHKPSVDVLFDSVAHSVGKAALGIILTGMGKDGAKGLLNMKNQGSFTLAQDEASSVVWGMPGAAVEINASSEVLHIDRIPPKILSLLKVKKKH, encoded by the coding sequence ATGATAAAAGTCTTGATCGTTGATGATTCACCCTTGGTCAGGCAATTACTGACTCATCTACTCAGTGATACAGCAGATATACAAGTCGTTGGCAGCGCTGAAGATCCTTACGAAGCAAGAGAACTAATAAAAAAGCTACATCCCGATGTACTCACTCTGGACATAGAGATGCCGAAAATGGATGGTATTGCGTTTCTTAGAAATCTAATGAAATTAAAACCTATGCCCGTCATTATGATATCCACGCTCACAGAAAAAGGGGCTGCGGTAACGCTTGAGGCTCTTGCTATTGGAGCTGTTGATTTTATTTTGAAGCCAAAATCAGATTTGACCAATAAGTTAATGGACTACCGAGAAGAGCTCATTGATAAAATTCGCTTTGCATTCAAAAGTAAAATACGACCATATACATCAATACCTAAGCCTATACAGGCTAAAGATAAAATGTCATATTTACAGAATCAAATCATCGCTATTGGCGCATCTACAGGTGGAACCGAAGCCATTCAACGCGTGATATGCCAACTCCCAACTGATCTCCCACCTATTGTTATCGCTCAACATATTCCAGCCGCATTCAGTGCCTCATTTGCCAAACGTCTTAATAATAATGCCGGTATGACCGTTATAGAGGCTAAAGGAGGAGAGCAGTTAAAATATGGTACCGCGTATTTGGCCCCTGGTGATGCGCACTTAATTGTTGAAAAAAAAGGCATGTCTCTTTATACCAAACTATTAGATAGCGAACCTGTCAACCGCCACAAACCCTCTGTAGATGTCCTGTTCGACAGTGTGGCACACTCAGTAGGAAAAGCGGCCTTAGGGATTATACTAACAGGAATGGGTAAAGATGGCGCCAAAGGTTTACTCAATATGAAAAACCAAGGCTCATTTACCCTAGCGCAAGATGAAGCAAGCTCTGTCGTTTGGGGGATGCCAGGGGCTGCCGTCGAAATTAACGCCAGCAGTGAGGTGTTACATATTGATAGGATCCCACCAAAGATCCTCTCTTTATTAAAAGTGAAAAAGAAACACTAA
- a CDS encoding protein-glutamate O-methyltransferase CheR codes for MTQADFEFIRSLAYENTGIVLPERKKHMVYSRLSRRLRQLKLTNFAQYCSYVSNTPDERMNFINALTTNLTAFFREEHHFSYLEQVIVPQWKKENKNRLRIWSSACSTGEEPYSIAMTLEKHFPSTKSDLKILATDLDTNVLQKAAAGTYSCDSVTNLPDRYTEKYVSHTPDNQHIQMRSNIQKMIHFKQLNLLEKWPMTGPFDIIFCRNVLIYFDNETKKKIIAKFRKMLSPHGYLFIGHSETLMNISEEFDLIGQTIYRPLGHGGQKLTKPKG; via the coding sequence ATGACGCAGGCAGATTTCGAATTTATTCGAAGTCTTGCCTACGAAAACACTGGCATTGTGCTGCCAGAAAGAAAAAAGCACATGGTGTACTCAAGGCTTAGTCGCCGGCTACGCCAACTGAAGTTAACAAATTTTGCTCAGTATTGCTCATACGTTTCTAATACGCCTGATGAACGCATGAATTTCATTAATGCCCTGACAACGAACTTAACAGCATTTTTTAGGGAGGAGCACCATTTTAGCTATCTTGAACAGGTTATCGTCCCTCAATGGAAAAAAGAAAATAAAAATCGACTTAGGATCTGGTCATCAGCATGCTCTACAGGAGAGGAGCCTTATAGCATCGCCATGACACTGGAAAAGCATTTTCCGTCAACAAAATCGGATCTTAAAATTTTAGCGACTGATTTAGACACCAATGTACTGCAAAAAGCCGCTGCCGGCACCTATTCATGTGACTCAGTCACTAATTTGCCTGACCGTTATACTGAAAAGTATGTCAGCCACACGCCTGACAATCAACATATACAGATGCGATCAAATATCCAAAAAATGATCCATTTCAAACAGCTTAATTTACTCGAAAAGTGGCCAATGACAGGCCCATTCGATATTATATTTTGTCGAAACGTACTGATTTATTTTGATAATGAAACCAAGAAAAAAATTATTGCAAAATTCAGGAAAATGCTAAGTCCACATGGCTATCTATTTATCGGACATTCTGAAACGTTAATGAATATTTCTGAAGAATTCGATCTGATAGGTCAAACCATCTATAGGCCTTTAGGGCATGGCGGTCAAAAATTAACAAAACCCAAAGGTTAG